The Macaca fascicularis isolate 582-1 chromosome 1, T2T-MFA8v1.1 genome includes a window with the following:
- the LOC102136769 gene encoding olfactory receptor 14I1-like yields the protein MDNITIFTEFLLMDISSSRELQILQGLLFLVIYLGALTGNLITGTVIAIDPHLHSPMYFFISNLSLIDLCCISISVPKLIVNSLTGSKSISLNECAAQIFFYIFFASIELAFLVVMSYDRYVAICHPLHYGLTITPRLCTQAAGASWACGLVYSAIHTGNMFRLPFTKSNVIHQYFCDVPQVMRISSSDVQFSESVILAVSACIVLVCFAFLSMSYINIFSTVLSMHSVEARNKALSTCTPHLVIFVLFVVSGLIAVLGPVANKASLKNLLTAMFYIMVPPFINPIIYSLRNRGINSALGKIFHRYFKFPSRKFS from the coding sequence ATGGACAACATCACCATCTTCACAGAATTCCTCCTCATGGATATCTCAAGCTCCCGGGAGCTCCAAATTTTGCAGGGTCTGCTGTTCTTAGTCATATATCTGGGAGCCTTGACTGGGAATCTTATAACGGGTACGGTCATTGCGATAGACCCACATCTTCATTCTCCAATGTACTTTTTTATAAGCAATTTGTCCCTCATAGACCTTTGCTGCATCTCAATAAGTGTTCCCAAGTTGATTGTGAATTCCCTGACAGGTAGTAAGTCAATCTCACTCAACGAATGTGcagctcagatttttttttatattttctttgcatcTATAGAGCTTGCTTTCCTTGTGGTGATGTCCTATGACCGCTATGTTGCCATTTGCCACCCTCTGCATTACGGGTTGACCATCACCCCACGTCTGTGCACACAGGCAGCAGGTGCTTCTTGGGCCTGTGGTCTGGTCTATTCAGCGATCCACACAGGCAACATGTTCAGGCTTCCCTTTACAAAGTCCAATGTGATTCATCAATATTTCTGTGATGTACCTCAAGTTATGAGAATCTCATCCTCAGATGTTCAGTTTTCTGAATCTGTGATCCTTGCTGTAAGTGCTTGCATTGTTTTAGTATGTTTCGCCTTCTTGTCTATGtcatacattaatatattttcaactGTGCTTAGTATGCATTCTGTGGAAGCTCGCAATAAAGCCTTATCCACCTGTACTCCACACttggtcatttttgttttgtttgtagtaTCTGGATTAATTGCTGTTTTAGGGCCCGTTGCAAATAAAGCATCCCTTAAAAATCTTCTGACAGCCATGTTTTATATCATGGTGCCCCCATTCATAAATCCCATTATCTACAGTCTACGGAACAGGGGGATTAACTCTGCTTTAGGCAAAATATTCCACAGATATTTTAAGTTCCCAAGCAGAAaattttcttga
- the LOC102136365 gene encoding olfactory receptor 5V1-like, which translates to MSIILAVARNIRLHTPMYFFLQNLSFLDMCYTSVTVPKALINSLMGFKVISFWECVAQLFIFVMLCASECFLLTYMAYDRCLAIYKPLIYGFIMSRKLCTELVIVAWLSGALYAIFHTINTFSLLFCGPNVIDHFFCDSSPIMRLSCSDSHVNEEVGFAVGGCIILSAFALTIISYVLIISTIAQIHSAGGRQKAFSTCSSHLATVILFYVTGSFAYLTPTSQYSPTQGRLVSVFYSILTPSLNPIIYCLRNKDMQMALKKLFFYPSRHVFLY; encoded by the coding sequence ATGTCCATCATCCTAGCTGTGGCCAGAAACATCCGCCTCCATACTCCCATGTACTTCTTCCTGCAGAATCTGTCTTTCTTGGACATGTGCTACACCTCAGTCACTGTCCCGAAGGCACTTATCAATTCACTTATGGGCTTCAAAGTCATTTCCTTTTGGGAATGTGTGGCTCAGCTCTTTATATTTGTAATGCTGTGTGCCTCTGAGTGCTTCTTACTCACATACATGGCATATGACCGTTGTTTAGCCATCTACAAGCCTCTTATCTATGGTTTCATTATGAGCAGAAAGCTGTGTACAGAGCTTGTCATTGTGGCCTGGTTAAGTGGAGCTCTCTATGCCATCTTTCACACTATCAACACCTTCTCTCTACTATTCTGTGGGCCCAATGTCATTGACCATTTCTTCTGTGACAGCTCTCCCATTATGAGACTGTCTTGCAGTGACTCCCATGTCAATGAAGAAGTTGGATTCGCAGTTGGGGGGTGTATCATTCTCAGTGCTTTTGCCCTCACCATAATCTCCTATGTTCTCATCATCTCTACCATTGCTCAAATCCACTCTGCTGGTGGCCGTCAAAAGGCTTTCTCTACCTGTTCCTCTCACCTGGCCACTGTCATTCTGTTTTATGTCACTGGGAGCTTTGCTTACCTCACACCCACTTCCCAGTACTCTCCCACTCAAGGACGGTTAGTGTCTGTGTTTTACTCCATCCTCACACCCAGCCTAAATCCCATCATCTACTGTCTGAGAAACAAAGACATGCAGATGGCCCTGAAAAAGCTGTTTTTCTATCCAAGTAGACATGTTTTCTTGTATTGA